A window of Roseateles sp. XES5 genomic DNA:
CCATGGCGCCAAGCGCATGAATCCGGTCTCCAAGCGCTATTGCGGCAAGGTGCAGAGCTACATCGACTGAGCCGCCGCACCTCCTTCGCGGGCTGGAATCGGCCCGCGGCCATGCTATGCCATGCCGGAAGGTGAGGGCGCAGCATGGTTCGGCATTTCGATTTCGTCGTGGTGGGCAGGGGCATGATGGGCGCGGCGGCCGCGCGGCATCTTGCCAGAACGGGCGCCACCGTGGCGCTCGTCGGCCGGGGCGAACCGGCGGACTGGCGGACGCATGACGGCGTGTTCTCCAGCCACTACGACAGCGGCCGCATTACCCGCACCATCGACCAGGACCCCGACTGGGCACTGCTCGCCCGGCGCTCCATCGCCCGCTACCGGGAGATCGAGGCGGAGAGCGGCATCGGTTTCTACGGCGAGGTCGGCTGCCTGATCAGTGGCCCCGACGGCGGCGATTTCGTCAATGCGGTGGTGGCCGTCGCCGAGCGTTATGGGCTGGAGGCCCCCTTGCTCGATCGTTCCGCGTTGCGGGCGCGCTTCCCGTGGTTCGATCTGCCGGAGGCCTCCTCCGGCGTCTTCGAGCCGAAGGGCGCGGGCTATGTCGATCCGCGCAAGCTCGTGGCGGCGCAGGTCGCCTGCTTCGAAAAGGCGGGCGGCATCTGCCTGCTCGACGACGTGGTTTCCGTGACGGAGGCCGGCGACCGTGCCTCGGTGGCGCAGAAGGGCGGCGGTTCGCTCACGGGCGGCCGCGTGCTGGTGGCGACGGGCGGT
This region includes:
- a CDS encoding FAD-binding oxidoreductase; its protein translation is MVRHFDFVVVGRGMMGAAAARHLARTGATVALVGRGEPADWRTHDGVFSSHYDSGRITRTIDQDPDWALLARRSIARYREIEAESGIGFYGEVGCLISGPDGGDFVNAVVAVAERYGLEAPLLDRSALRARFPWFDLPEASSGVFEPKGAGYVDPRKLVAAQVACFEKAGGICLLDDVVSVTEAGDRASVAQKGGGSLTGGRVLVATGGFSRAPGLLPRMPALVVKARTVVLAELSPGQAEAYRGMPSWIDESAGPADHFYFLPPILYPDGKTYLKIGGDPIDVMIEDERAIGDWFRGEGRPEAIAHLRRLLARSIPDLAPVRLLSAPCVTTYTTHGYPYAGFVAGERIALLTGGNGAAAKSSDEIGRIGAELVIRGRMDEPDYTTDFAVHFR